The following proteins are encoded in a genomic region of Corticium candelabrum chromosome 11, ooCorCand1.1, whole genome shotgun sequence:
- the LOC134186443 gene encoding uncharacterized protein LOC134186443 — MDLSVTESGNKHVLVFQDFLTKWPMVYPIPNQQTVHIVRLFAEQVVPMFGVPEALLSDRGTNPLSHLMLDCCQLLGMKKINTTAYHPECDGMVERFNRTLKTTIRKHVDQFGVQCDEHLSGLLWAYRNTPHESTGEKLSFLLYGFDCRSPTEATLLPPREIQASEVSDYREELVLSLSHARQIAISSIQVAQRRYKEQYDKNTSTDISFKVGDWILIRFPQEESGKLRKLSRPWHGPHRVASCEEPNVTATN, encoded by the coding sequence ATGGACCTATCGGTGACAGAAAGTGGTAACAAGCATGTGCTAGTATTTCAAGACTTTCTTACTAAATGGCCAATGGTTTATCCTATTCCTAATCAGCAAACTGTTCACATTGTTCGATTGTTTGCTGAGCAGGTTGTTCCCATGTTTGGTGTACCAGAGGCTTTGTTGTCTGACCGGGGTACGAATCCGTTATCGCACCTAATGCTGGATTGTTGCCAGTTACTGGGAATGAAAAAGATTAACACTACTGCTTACCATCCCGAGTGTGATGGTATGGTTGAGAGATTTAATCGGACTTTGAAGACCACGATTCGGAAACACGTAGATCAGTTTGGTGTCCAGTGTGATGAACATTTATCTGGATTGCTTTGGGCATATCGAAATACACCTCATGAGTCGACGGGAGAGAAACTTTCATTCTTGCTATATGGTTTTGATTGTCGATCTCCGACTGAAGCTACTTTACTACCGCCGAGGGAGATCCAGGCCAGCGAAGTTTCTGATTACCGTGAGGAGCTTGTCTTGTCACTGTCACATGCGCGTCAAATAGCAATCAGTAGTATTCAGGTCGCCCAGAGGAGATACAAAGAGCAATACGATAAGAACACATCCACAGATATTAGTTTCAAGGTAGGGGACTGGATTTTGATTCGTTTTCCTCAGGAGGAGTCTGGAAAGTTACGGAAGCTGTCTCGCCCTTGGCATGGGCCCCATCGAGTTGCATCCTGTGAAGAGCCAAACGTGACTGCTACTAATTAA